One Actinospica robiniae DSM 44927 genomic region harbors:
- a CDS encoding ABC transporter ATP-binding protein, producing MVGAGGGETGGRPGGGAGGEALRLDAVSKLYGEGAGAVAALREVSLVLAAGTFTAVMGPSGSGKSTLLHCASGLDRPTSGQVRVGGQVMACGSEAQAARFRRGRIGFVFQHFNLLPALTVRENIALPARLAGQAVDEARLAAVVERVGLAGRLGHRPGALSGGEQQRVAIARALVTRPQVVFADEPTGALDSHRAGEVLELFGQAVGEFGQTVVMVTHDPVAASHAGRVLFLLDGRIVAEMTRPEPSAVAEQMARLGGQAARRGAGSGV from the coding sequence ATGGTCGGGGCGGGCGGCGGAGAGACCGGGGGCAGACCCGGTGGCGGGGCCGGGGGCGAGGCGCTGCGTCTGGACGCGGTGAGCAAGCTCTACGGCGAAGGCGCCGGTGCGGTGGCGGCGCTGCGGGAGGTGAGCCTGGTGCTGGCCGCCGGGACGTTCACGGCGGTGATGGGGCCTTCGGGCTCGGGCAAGAGCACACTGCTGCACTGCGCGTCAGGGCTCGACCGGCCCACGAGCGGGCAGGTGCGGGTCGGGGGTCAGGTGATGGCGTGCGGGAGCGAGGCGCAGGCCGCGAGGTTCCGGCGCGGGCGGATCGGGTTCGTCTTCCAGCATTTCAACCTGCTGCCGGCCCTCACCGTACGGGAGAACATCGCGCTGCCGGCGCGGCTGGCGGGTCAGGCGGTGGACGAGGCGCGGCTCGCCGCGGTGGTGGAGCGGGTCGGGCTGGCCGGGCGGCTCGGGCATCGGCCCGGGGCGCTCTCCGGCGGGGAGCAGCAGCGGGTCGCGATCGCGCGGGCGCTGGTGACACGGCCGCAGGTGGTCTTCGCCGACGAGCCGACCGGCGCGCTGGACTCGCACCGCGCCGGCGAGGTCCTCGAACTGTTCGGGCAGGCGGTGGGCGAGTTCGGGCAGACCGTGGTCATGGTGACGCACGATCCGGTGGCCGCCTCGCATGCCGGGCGGGTGCTGTTCCTGCTCGACGGGCGGATCGTGGCGGAGATGACGCGGCCCGAGCCGTCCGCGGTGGCCGAGCAGATGGCGCGCCTCGGCGGGCAGGCCGCGCGCCGCGGCGCCGGGTCGGGGGTGTGA
- a CDS encoding ABC transporter permease produces the protein MLGIALSSLRLRKGAFAVTFLNLFVGAAVLMAFSSLLDTAAGPGVSAPDRATMTTMCWVVGGWGVLIVAFGVAATLHLTVRQREQEFALLRSAGALPGQISRLIMGETGAVALLAVLFALPAGYGLGHGVLAALASTGQVARGVDYRFGPVGLGAGCADTFVAAGLAAYVTGRRAAKLSTREALTPDARQEAGLSRKRIWFGVGFLLLGTDAGVLAATVLRDRGYVTMSVAGEACIHVSIGFALLSPALLRLIGACLGALVRRAGGSAGYLAELNVRRTAGRMAGVVMPIILFVGMAAGSLSMQAIQDTALASGRQVRSGDDKGVETLDLVIVATLAVFAAIVLVDLAVAATVARRGEFGRQRLAGATPGQVVGMVGFESALVAVTGLLAGTVAAAASVVPFSIAVAGRAVPAVGPGIYLGVAAAVVVLTFAATLAAAGRALRGPAIEALTGGPGAGPAAGRAG, from the coding sequence GTGCTGGGTATCGCACTCAGTTCGCTGCGGCTGCGCAAGGGCGCTTTCGCGGTGACGTTCCTGAACCTGTTCGTCGGCGCCGCGGTGCTGATGGCGTTCTCCTCGCTGCTCGACACGGCCGCGGGCCCGGGCGTCTCGGCGCCGGACCGCGCGACGATGACGACGATGTGCTGGGTGGTGGGCGGCTGGGGCGTGCTGATCGTGGCGTTCGGGGTCGCCGCGACGCTGCACCTCACGGTGCGTCAGCGGGAGCAGGAGTTCGCACTGCTCAGGTCGGCCGGCGCCCTCCCCGGGCAGATCAGCAGGCTGATCATGGGTGAGACGGGCGCGGTCGCGCTCCTGGCCGTGCTCTTCGCGCTCCCGGCGGGCTACGGGCTCGGGCACGGCGTGCTCGCGGCGCTGGCCTCCACCGGCCAGGTCGCACGCGGCGTCGACTACCGTTTCGGGCCGGTCGGGCTCGGCGCCGGCTGCGCCGACACGTTCGTGGCCGCCGGGCTCGCCGCGTACGTCACGGGCCGGCGCGCGGCGAAGCTGAGCACCCGTGAGGCGCTCACCCCCGACGCCCGGCAGGAGGCCGGGCTCAGCCGGAAGCGGATCTGGTTCGGCGTCGGGTTCCTGCTGCTCGGCACCGACGCGGGGGTGCTGGCCGCGACCGTGCTGCGCGACCGCGGCTACGTCACGATGTCGGTCGCGGGCGAGGCGTGCATCCACGTCTCGATCGGGTTCGCTCTCCTCTCCCCCGCACTGCTGCGCCTGATCGGCGCGTGCCTCGGCGCCCTGGTGCGGCGGGCGGGCGGGAGCGCGGGGTATCTCGCCGAGCTCAACGTGCGCCGCACCGCCGGCCGGATGGCGGGCGTGGTGATGCCGATCATCCTGTTCGTCGGGATGGCCGCCGGGTCGCTCTCCATGCAGGCGATCCAGGACACCGCGCTCGCCTCGGGCCGCCAGGTGCGCTCCGGCGACGACAAGGGCGTCGAGACGCTCGACCTCGTGATCGTCGCCACCCTCGCGGTGTTCGCGGCGATCGTGCTGGTCGATCTCGCGGTCGCCGCGACCGTGGCGCGGCGCGGCGAGTTCGGCCGGCAGAGGCTGGCGGGGGCGACGCCGGGGCAGGTGGTGGGGATGGTCGGGTTCGAGAGCGCGCTCGTCGCGGTCACCGGCCTGCTCGCGGGCACGGTCGCGGCGGCGGCCTCGGTGGTGCCGTTCAGCATCGCGGTCGCGGGACGCGCGGTGCCGGCCGTGGGCCCGGGGATCTACCTCGGGGTGGCCGCCGCCGTCGTGGTGCTGACGTTCGCGGCCACCCTGGCCGCGGCCGGCAGGGCCCTGCGAGGACCCGCGATCGAAGCCCTCACCGGCGGCCCGGGCGCGGGCCCCGCCGCGGGCCGGGCCGGCTGA